One stretch of Streptomyces sp. MMBL 11-1 DNA includes these proteins:
- a CDS encoding GntR family transcriptional regulator, translated as MTAHGPDRPLPLSVDRTSPVPLYFQLAQQLEAAVEQGRLAPGALLGNEIDLAARLGLSRPTVRQAIQSLVDKGLMVRRRGVGTQVVHSKVRRPLELSSLYDDLEAAGQRPATRVLRNTTEPATAEVAAALGVAEGGEVHLVERLRSAHGEPMALLRNHLPPGLLPLPTEELEATGLYRLMRARGVTLHSARQTVGACAADDRQARVLSEAVGAPLLTMERITYDDTGRVVEFGSHVYRAERYAFEFQLLVRA; from the coding sequence GTGACCGCACATGGACCCGACCGGCCGCTGCCGCTGAGCGTGGACCGCACCAGCCCGGTGCCGCTCTACTTCCAGCTGGCACAGCAGCTGGAGGCCGCCGTGGAGCAGGGCCGGCTGGCGCCCGGCGCCCTGCTCGGGAACGAGATCGACCTCGCCGCCCGCCTCGGTCTGTCCCGGCCGACCGTCCGACAGGCCATCCAGTCACTGGTCGACAAGGGCCTGATGGTGCGCCGCCGGGGAGTCGGCACCCAGGTCGTCCACAGCAAGGTCCGCCGCCCGCTGGAGCTCAGCTCGCTCTACGACGACCTGGAGGCGGCCGGCCAGCGGCCCGCCACCCGCGTCCTGCGCAACACCACGGAACCCGCCACCGCCGAGGTCGCCGCCGCGCTCGGCGTCGCCGAGGGCGGGGAGGTCCACCTCGTCGAGCGGCTGCGCAGCGCCCACGGCGAACCGATGGCCCTCCTGCGCAACCACCTGCCTCCGGGGCTGCTGCCCCTGCCCACCGAGGAACTGGAGGCCACCGGCCTCTACCGGCTGATGCGGGCCCGTGGCGTCACGCTGCACAGCGCCCGCCAGACCGTCGGCGCGTGCGCCGCGGACGACCGGCAGGCGCGGGTGCTCTCGGAAGCCGTGGGCGCGCCGCTGCTCACGATGGAGCGCATCACGTACGACGACACCGGCCGGGTGGTCGAGTTCGGCTCGCACGTCTACCGGGCGGAGCGGTACGCCTTCGAGTTCCAGCTGCTGGTGCGCGCCTGA
- a CDS encoding SDR family NAD(P)-dependent oxidoreductase, whose product MSSTLSTTAPTAASAGLPARAALVTGGSRGIGAAIALRLAQDGADVAVTYVQDEAAARAVVAKIEGFGRRGVALRCDAADAEAAADAVHRAADALGRLDILVNNAGIGVLGPISGLAGPEVDRTLAVNVRAVFLACRAAAERLADGGRIVSVGSALSRYVGGPGSTLYGLSKSALVGLTKPLARELGPRGITVNLIQPGPVDTDLNPSDGPFAEGQRAATALGRFGTTEEVASLVAYLASGEAGFITGTEIVVDGGHAA is encoded by the coding sequence ATGTCCAGCACCCTGTCCACCACCGCTCCCACCGCCGCGTCCGCCGGGCTCCCGGCCCGCGCCGCCCTGGTCACCGGCGGCAGCCGGGGCATCGGCGCCGCGATCGCTCTGCGGCTCGCCCAGGACGGTGCGGACGTCGCCGTCACCTATGTCCAGGACGAGGCGGCGGCCCGTGCGGTCGTCGCGAAGATCGAGGGCTTCGGCCGCCGGGGCGTCGCCCTGCGCTGTGACGCGGCGGACGCCGAGGCGGCCGCCGACGCCGTTCACCGGGCGGCGGACGCGCTCGGCCGGCTCGACATCCTGGTCAACAACGCGGGCATCGGCGTCCTCGGCCCGATCTCCGGGCTCGCCGGACCGGAGGTGGACCGGACGCTGGCGGTGAACGTGCGGGCGGTCTTCCTCGCCTGCCGGGCGGCGGCGGAGCGGCTGGCCGACGGTGGCCGCATCGTCTCCGTGGGCTCCGCGCTGAGCCGGTACGTGGGCGGGCCCGGCTCCACCCTCTACGGGCTCAGCAAGTCCGCCCTGGTCGGGCTGACCAAGCCGCTCGCCCGGGAGCTGGGACCGCGCGGCATCACGGTGAACCTGATCCAGCCCGGGCCCGTCGACACCGATCTCAACCCGTCCGACGGGCCGTTCGCCGAGGGCCAGCGCGCGGCGACCGCGCTGGGCCGCTTCGGCACCACCGAAGAGGTCGCCTCGCTCGTCGCGTACCTCGCGAGCGGGGAGGCGGGATTCATCACCGGCACGGAGATCGTCGTGGACGGCGGCCACGCGGCCTGA
- a CDS encoding IclR family transcriptional regulator — protein sequence MPPSHASTADSKPSGSSGGVQSLERAFDLLERMADAGGEVGLSELSASSGLPLPTIHRLMRTLVVCGYVRQQPNRRYALGPRLIRLGESASRLLGTWARPYLSRLVEETGETANMALLDGDEIVYVAQVPSKHSMRMFTEVGRRVLPHSTGVGKALLAHTPADEVRALLARTGMPAATEKTITTPEGFLDALELVRRAGYAVDDNEQEIGVRCLAVSVPNSPTSAAISISGPAGRVTESATERIVPILQQVAGELSDALASNGTHGG from the coding sequence GTGCCGCCGTCCCACGCCAGCACAGCCGACTCCAAGCCCTCCGGTTCCAGCGGTGGGGTGCAGTCCCTTGAGCGCGCCTTCGATCTGCTGGAGCGGATGGCCGACGCCGGGGGCGAGGTCGGGCTGAGCGAGCTCTCCGCGAGCAGCGGTCTGCCCCTGCCGACCATCCACCGGCTGATGCGCACCCTGGTCGTCTGCGGATACGTACGCCAGCAGCCCAACCGCCGCTACGCGCTGGGCCCCCGGCTGATCCGGCTCGGCGAGTCCGCGTCCCGGCTTCTGGGCACCTGGGCCCGCCCCTACCTCAGCAGACTGGTGGAGGAGACCGGCGAGACGGCGAACATGGCGCTGCTGGACGGGGACGAGATCGTGTACGTCGCCCAGGTGCCCTCGAAGCACTCCATGCGGATGTTCACCGAGGTCGGCCGCCGGGTCCTGCCGCACTCCACCGGCGTGGGCAAGGCGCTCCTCGCGCACACCCCCGCCGACGAGGTCCGCGCACTGCTGGCCCGTACCGGCATGCCCGCCGCGACGGAGAAGACGATCACCACTCCGGAGGGCTTCCTGGACGCCCTGGAGCTGGTGCGCCGCGCCGGGTACGCGGTGGACGACAACGAGCAGGAGATCGGCGTGCGGTGCCTCGCGGTCTCCGTGCCGAACTCCCCCACCTCGGCGGCGATCTCCATCTCGGGCCCGGCCGGACGGGTGACGGAGTCGGCGACGGAGCGGATCGTGCCGATCCTCCAGCAGGTCGCGGGAGAGCTGTCCGACGCGCTGGCGAGCAACGGCACGCACGGCGGCTGA
- a CDS encoding ABC transporter ATP-binding protein, which produces MTLTLTDVTLTYPDGEGRLTALDRVSLDVPPGTLTAVVGPSGSGKSSLLAAAATLVTPDSGEVVVAGTPTTGLGRSGRAALRRERIGIVFQQPNLLPSLTAAEQLQVMRHLSGGSARTARRRALDLLDAVGLADRADRRPHQLSGGQRQRINIARALMNEPAVLLVDEPTSALDHERGAAVLDLLVTLTRERSTATVLVTHDLAHLERMDRTVTMDDGRLTATARV; this is translated from the coding sequence ATGACGCTCACCCTGACCGACGTCACCCTCACCTATCCGGACGGCGAGGGACGGCTCACCGCCCTGGACCGGGTCTCGCTGGACGTGCCCCCGGGCACGCTCACCGCCGTCGTCGGGCCGTCCGGCTCGGGCAAGTCGAGCCTCCTCGCGGCCGCCGCCACCCTGGTCACCCCGGACTCCGGCGAGGTCGTGGTGGCCGGGACGCCGACCACCGGCCTCGGGCGGTCCGGGCGGGCGGCCCTGCGCCGGGAGCGCATCGGCATCGTCTTCCAGCAGCCCAACCTGCTGCCCTCGCTGACCGCCGCCGAACAGCTCCAGGTGATGCGCCACCTGTCCGGGGGCTCGGCCCGCACCGCCCGCCGCCGGGCCCTCGACCTGCTGGACGCGGTCGGTCTGGCCGACCGCGCCGACCGGCGGCCGCACCAGCTGTCGGGCGGTCAGCGTCAGCGGATCAACATCGCGCGGGCCCTGATGAACGAACCGGCGGTCCTGCTCGTCGACGAACCGACCAGCGCGCTCGACCACGAGCGGGGCGCGGCCGTGCTCGACCTGCTGGTCACCCTGACCCGGGAGCGCTCCACCGCCACGGTGCTGGTCACCCACGACCTGGCGCACCTGGAGCGGATGGACCGCACGGTGACGATGGACGACGGGCGGCTGACCGCGACGGCCCGGGTCTGA
- a CDS encoding putative quinol monooxygenase, with protein MIFIAVKFTALDPEEWLTRLDDFTLATRGEPGNLFFDWSRSVENPDEFVLLEAFADAAAGEAHVNSDHFKAAIATMSELVAEVPEIINVEVEGAGWSRMAEVTPRNR; from the coding sequence ATGATCTTCATCGCCGTCAAGTTCACCGCCCTCGACCCCGAGGAATGGCTCACCCGGCTGGACGACTTCACCCTCGCCACCCGCGGTGAGCCCGGCAACCTCTTCTTCGACTGGTCCCGCAGCGTGGAGAACCCCGACGAGTTCGTCCTGCTGGAGGCCTTCGCCGACGCGGCGGCGGGCGAGGCGCATGTGAACTCCGACCACTTCAAGGCGGCGATCGCGACCATGTCGGAGCTGGTGGCCGAGGTCCCCGAGATCATCAACGTCGAGGTGGAGGGCGCCGGCTGGTCACGGATGGCGGAGGTCACCCCGCGCAACCGCTGA
- a CDS encoding aldo/keto reductase: MSGTPVQALNDGTRLPAVGLGTYPLDDAAAEEAVAGALELGYRLVDTALNYGNETGTGRGIARSGVPREEVRLTTKVPGRHHGYEETLASFEESRARLGVEYVDLYLIHWPLPRVDKYVDTWKAMIRLREDGLVRSIGVSNFTAAHLERLERETGVLPSVNQIEMHPLLPQEELRAVHAAKGIVTESWSPLARGREVLEDPSTVAIAEDHGVSPGQVVLRWHTQLGAVPIPKSADPGRQRENLDLFGFRLTAQELTTIASGRQRRFGGDPESHEEF, translated from the coding sequence ATGTCCGGCACACCGGTTCAGGCGCTCAACGACGGCACACGGCTCCCCGCGGTGGGACTCGGCACCTACCCGCTGGACGACGCGGCGGCCGAGGAGGCCGTCGCCGGGGCCCTGGAGCTCGGCTACCGGCTGGTCGACACGGCCCTCAACTACGGCAACGAGACCGGCACCGGCCGGGGCATCGCCCGCAGCGGCGTCCCCCGCGAGGAGGTCCGCCTCACCACGAAGGTGCCCGGCCGGCACCACGGGTACGAGGAGACGCTCGCCTCGTTCGAGGAGTCACGGGCCCGCCTGGGCGTCGAGTACGTCGACCTCTACCTGATCCACTGGCCGCTCCCCCGCGTCGACAAGTACGTGGACACCTGGAAGGCGATGATCCGGCTCCGCGAGGACGGTCTCGTCCGCTCCATCGGCGTCTCCAACTTCACCGCCGCGCATCTGGAGCGGCTGGAGCGGGAGACGGGCGTGCTGCCCTCGGTGAACCAGATCGAGATGCATCCGCTGCTGCCGCAGGAGGAGCTGCGGGCGGTGCACGCGGCGAAGGGCATCGTGACGGAGAGCTGGAGCCCGCTGGCCCGGGGCCGCGAGGTGCTGGAGGATCCCTCGACCGTGGCGATCGCCGAGGACCACGGGGTGAGCCCCGGCCAGGTGGTACTGCGCTGGCACACCCAGCTGGGCGCGGTGCCGATCCCGAAGTCGGCGGACCCGGGCCGGCAGCGCGAGAACCTCGATCTGTTCGGGTTCCGGCTGACGGCTCAGGAGCTGACGACGATCGCGTCCGGGCGGCAGCGGCGGTTCGGCGGCGACCCGGAGTCCCACGAGGAGTTCTAG
- a CDS encoding Gfo/Idh/MocA family protein, translating to MRIGLIGTGRIGTFHAEVLSRHPAVDALLLADADPERAAGAAARTGAAAVPVDGLFSGEGAAGGLPDAVVICSATSAHAGLIARAARAGLPVFCEKPIALDLPGTLTALAEVEAADSVLQLGFMRRFDAGYGEARAAVREKRLGRLHTVRTVTSDPAPPPAAYLPLSGGLYRDCLVHDFDVLRWVTGREVSEVYATGADAGPAMFREAGDVDTAAALLTLDDGTLATATATRCNGAGYDVRMELAGERDQIAVGLDDRTPLTSAEPGGSGAPAKPWPGFLERFAPAYEAELDAFLRVVRGELANPCDGREALHALRIAEACEVSRRERRPVAMTEIPGG from the coding sequence ATGCGCATCGGACTGATCGGAACGGGACGGATCGGCACATTCCATGCGGAGGTGCTGAGCCGTCACCCCGCCGTGGACGCCCTGTTGCTGGCCGACGCGGACCCGGAGCGGGCGGCCGGAGCCGCGGCACGGACGGGGGCGGCGGCCGTCCCGGTGGACGGCCTGTTCTCCGGGGAGGGGGCGGCCGGGGGCCTGCCCGACGCCGTGGTGATCTGTTCGGCGACCTCGGCGCATGCCGGGCTCATCGCACGTGCCGCCCGCGCCGGGCTGCCCGTCTTCTGCGAGAAGCCGATCGCCCTGGACCTGCCCGGCACCCTCACCGCGCTCGCGGAGGTCGAGGCGGCCGACAGCGTGCTCCAGCTCGGCTTCATGCGGCGCTTCGACGCCGGGTACGGCGAGGCCAGGGCCGCCGTACGGGAGAAGAGACTCGGCCGCCTGCACACCGTGCGCACGGTCACCTCCGACCCGGCCCCGCCGCCCGCCGCCTACCTCCCGCTCTCCGGCGGGCTGTACCGCGACTGCCTGGTCCACGACTTCGACGTGCTGCGCTGGGTGACGGGCCGCGAGGTGAGCGAGGTGTACGCCACCGGCGCGGACGCCGGACCCGCGATGTTCCGGGAGGCCGGGGACGTGGACACGGCCGCCGCTCTGCTCACCCTCGACGACGGGACGCTCGCCACCGCCACCGCGACCCGGTGCAACGGCGCCGGGTACGACGTACGGATGGAGCTGGCCGGGGAACGGGACCAGATCGCCGTGGGCCTGGACGACCGTACGCCGCTGACCTCGGCCGAGCCCGGGGGTTCCGGCGCCCCGGCGAAGCCCTGGCCGGGGTTCCTGGAGCGGTTCGCCCCGGCGTACGAGGCGGAACTGGACGCGTTCCTGCGCGTGGTCCGGGGCGAGCTGGCCAACCCGTGCGACGGGAGGGAGGCCCTGCACGCCCTGCGGATCGCCGAGGCGTGCGAGGTCTCCCGCCGCGAACGCCGGCCGGTGGCGATGACCGAGATCCCCGGCGGCTGA
- the alc gene encoding allantoicase has translation MTDAAIPRFTGDASPYAGGDPYADHRTADFPFTHLVDLADRRLGAGVIAANDEFFAERENLLKPGPAVFDPEHFGHKGKIMDGWETRRRRGVSAAEPHPTADDHDWALVRLGAPGVVRGIVLDTAHFRGNYPQAVSVEAVALPGSPSPEELLAPDVKWTTLVPRTAVGGHAANGFAVDAEQRFTHLRINQHPDGGIARLRVYGEVVPDPAWLGALGTFDLAALENGGQVEDASDRFYSPATNTIQPGRSRKMDDGWETRRRRDRGNDWISYRLAARSGIRAVEIDTAYLKGNSAGWASLSVRDGGNAGDGDWTEVLPRTRLQPDTNHRFVLDGTVRATHVRIDIYPDGGISRLRLFGSLTDEGAAALAARHRELGG, from the coding sequence ATGACGGACGCCGCGATACCGCGCTTCACCGGCGACGCGAGCCCCTACGCGGGCGGCGACCCGTACGCCGACCACCGCACCGCCGACTTCCCCTTCACCCACCTCGTCGATCTGGCCGACCGCCGTCTCGGGGCGGGGGTCATCGCCGCCAACGACGAGTTCTTCGCCGAGCGCGAGAACCTGCTCAAGCCCGGGCCCGCCGTCTTCGACCCGGAGCACTTCGGGCACAAGGGCAAGATCATGGACGGCTGGGAGACCCGCCGCCGACGCGGGGTCAGCGCCGCCGAACCGCACCCCACCGCCGACGACCACGACTGGGCCCTCGTCCGGCTCGGCGCGCCCGGTGTCGTCCGGGGCATCGTCCTGGACACCGCCCACTTCCGGGGCAACTACCCGCAGGCGGTCTCCGTTGAGGCGGTCGCGCTGCCCGGCTCCCCGTCCCCCGAGGAGCTCCTCGCCCCCGACGTGAAGTGGACGACGCTCGTCCCCCGTACGGCGGTCGGCGGCCACGCGGCCAACGGGTTCGCCGTCGACGCCGAGCAGCGCTTCACCCACCTGCGGATCAACCAGCACCCGGACGGCGGGATCGCCCGCCTGCGCGTGTACGGAGAGGTCGTTCCCGACCCCGCCTGGCTCGGCGCGCTCGGCACGTTCGACCTGGCCGCCCTGGAGAACGGCGGCCAGGTCGAGGACGCCTCCGACCGCTTCTACTCCCCGGCCACCAACACCATCCAGCCGGGACGCTCACGGAAGATGGACGACGGCTGGGAGACCCGCCGCCGGCGCGACCGGGGCAACGACTGGATCAGCTACCGCCTCGCCGCGCGGTCCGGGATCCGGGCCGTCGAGATCGACACCGCCTACCTCAAGGGCAACTCCGCGGGCTGGGCGAGCCTCTCGGTCCGGGACGGCGGGAACGCCGGGGACGGTGACTGGACGGAGGTCCTTCCCCGGACCCGGCTCCAGCCCGACACCAACCACCGCTTCGTCCTGGACGGGACCGTCCGGGCCACGCACGTCCGGATCGACATCTACCCGGACGGCGGCATCTCCCGGCTCCGGCTGTTCGGATCGCTCACCGACGAGGGCGCGGCCGCCCTGGCGGCCCGTCACCGGGAGCTGGGCGGCTGA
- a CDS encoding response regulator, producing the protein MRTPASPTPPPVRLLIVDDDPLVRAGLTLMLGGDEGIDIVGEGADGEQVEELVERLRPDVVLMDIRMPVMDGLTATERLRRRPGAPEVVVLTTFHADEQVLRAIRAGAAGFVLKDTPPARIVDSVRRVAAGDPVLSPAVTRQLMTRAAGGGHDDRVGRTDRARRRFDQLAEREKEVAVAVGRGGSNAEIAGSLYLSVATVKAHVSRILAKLELNNRVQIALLVHDAGLLDTEGEDGGGLR; encoded by the coding sequence ATGAGAACCCCGGCGTCCCCGACACCCCCGCCCGTCCGGCTGCTGATCGTCGACGACGACCCGCTGGTCCGGGCCGGACTGACCCTGATGCTCGGCGGCGACGAGGGAATCGACATCGTGGGGGAGGGCGCGGACGGCGAGCAGGTCGAGGAACTGGTCGAACGGTTGCGCCCCGATGTCGTCCTGATGGACATCCGTATGCCGGTCATGGATGGCCTCACCGCGACCGAGCGCCTGCGCCGCAGGCCCGGGGCTCCCGAAGTCGTCGTCCTCACCACGTTCCACGCGGACGAACAGGTGCTCCGGGCCATCCGGGCCGGGGCGGCCGGATTCGTCCTGAAAGACACCCCGCCGGCCCGGATCGTCGATTCGGTCCGCAGGGTCGCTGCCGGGGACCCGGTGCTCTCGCCCGCCGTCACCCGCCAGTTGATGACCCGCGCCGCCGGTGGCGGACACGACGACCGGGTCGGCCGCACCGATCGCGCCCGCAGACGTTTCGACCAGCTCGCCGAGCGCGAGAAGGAAGTGGCCGTGGCCGTCGGACGCGGCGGCTCCAACGCGGAGATCGCGGGCTCCCTCTACCTCAGCGTCGCGACCGTCAAGGCCCACGTCTCGCGGATTCTCGCCAAGCTCGAACTCAACAACCGCGTCCAGATCGCGCTGTTGGTCCATGACGCGGGGCTTCTCGACACGGAGGGGGAAGACGGGGGCGGCCTGCGCTGA
- a CDS encoding TetR/AcrR family transcriptional regulator, with the protein MTSLRADGRVERGNQTRQLILGRAVQIASVEGLEGLSLGRLATELGLSKSGVFALFGSKEGLQLATVRGAVAIYVDHVLRPTRSAPPGLGRVWRLCEAWIAYSRERVFRGGCFFYAATAEFDARGGRVHDALASAQTGWVTFVEQTIEEARSAGELVADTDVCQLAFEVIALLELANAESVLQNNNLGYDKAARAILRRLRAAATDPTLLPPR; encoded by the coding sequence ATGACGTCGTTGAGAGCGGACGGGCGGGTCGAGCGGGGGAACCAGACCCGGCAGTTGATCCTGGGGCGGGCGGTGCAGATCGCCTCGGTCGAAGGGCTGGAGGGCCTGTCGCTGGGGCGGCTGGCCACCGAGCTCGGGCTGAGCAAGAGCGGGGTGTTCGCCCTCTTCGGCTCGAAGGAAGGGCTCCAGCTGGCCACCGTGCGGGGGGCGGTGGCGATCTACGTCGACCATGTGCTGCGCCCCACCCGGTCGGCGCCGCCGGGGCTCGGCCGGGTATGGCGGCTGTGCGAGGCGTGGATCGCGTACTCCCGGGAGCGCGTGTTCCGGGGCGGTTGCTTCTTCTACGCCGCCACCGCCGAGTTCGACGCCCGTGGCGGCAGGGTGCATGACGCCCTGGCGTCCGCGCAGACGGGCTGGGTCACCTTCGTGGAGCAGACGATCGAGGAGGCCAGATCCGCCGGGGAGCTGGTCGCGGACACCGACGTGTGCCAGCTGGCCTTCGAGGTGATCGCCCTGCTGGAGCTGGCCAACGCCGAGTCGGTGCTCCAGAACAACAACCTCGGCTACGACAAGGCGGCGCGGGCCATCCTGCGACGGCTGCGGGCGGCGGCGACGGATCCCACACTGCTGCCTCCGCGGTAG
- a CDS encoding sensor histidine kinase, translating into MTRTEYRWLLPSAMADPELPGDRPRTRRTVRDWAVDITAFLCAAGVGLLVLAAIDADDTTADVFVLVDSVIGAAACCALWLRRRWPVGLAATLTVVCIVEPVAAGALMVALFSLAVHRPFKPVAIVGAGALIVAPLQPLLRPDPATTFLASVVFGILLILLVLSWGMVVRSRRQLVVTLRERARRAEAEAELRAEQAQRLAREAIAREMHDVLAHRLTLLSVHAGALEFRPGAPAAEVGRAAGVIRDSAHEALQDLREIIGVLRGPGDTDEGDRPQPTLATLDALVAESRLAGMKVVVDNRVAEPLDAPAATGRTVYRIAQECLTNARKHAPGTEVSVTVAGGPGQGLTIEVANPAPTEPFERVPGSGQGLIGLTERATLAGGGLEHGPTKDGGFMVRARLPWPAA; encoded by the coding sequence ATGACGCGCACCGAGTACCGCTGGCTGCTCCCCTCGGCCATGGCCGACCCCGAGCTGCCCGGGGACCGGCCCCGGACGCGGCGCACCGTGCGGGACTGGGCCGTCGACATCACGGCGTTCCTCTGCGCCGCGGGCGTCGGTCTGCTGGTGCTCGCCGCGATCGACGCCGACGACACCACGGCGGACGTCTTCGTCCTCGTCGACTCGGTGATCGGCGCGGCGGCCTGCTGCGCGCTCTGGCTCCGGCGGCGCTGGCCCGTCGGGCTCGCCGCCACGCTGACCGTCGTCTGCATCGTCGAACCCGTGGCCGCCGGGGCGCTGATGGTGGCCCTCTTCAGTCTCGCCGTGCACCGCCCCTTCAAGCCGGTGGCGATCGTCGGCGCGGGTGCGCTGATCGTGGCCCCCCTGCAACCCCTCCTGCGCCCCGACCCCGCGACGACCTTCCTCGCCTCGGTCGTCTTCGGCATCCTGCTGATCCTGCTGGTCCTCAGCTGGGGCATGGTCGTACGTTCCCGGCGCCAGCTCGTCGTCACCCTCCGCGAACGGGCCCGCCGCGCCGAGGCCGAGGCGGAGCTGCGCGCCGAACAGGCCCAGCGGCTGGCCCGGGAGGCCATCGCCCGCGAGATGCACGACGTCCTCGCCCACCGGCTGACCCTGCTCAGCGTGCACGCCGGGGCCCTGGAGTTCCGGCCGGGCGCCCCCGCCGCCGAGGTCGGCCGGGCGGCCGGCGTCATCCGGGACAGTGCCCACGAGGCCCTCCAGGACCTCCGCGAGATCATCGGCGTGCTGCGCGGGCCCGGCGACACCGACGAGGGCGACCGGCCGCAGCCCACCCTCGCCACCCTGGACGCCCTCGTCGCCGAGTCCCGGCTCGCGGGCATGAAGGTCGTCGTCGACAACCGGGTCGCCGAACCGCTGGACGCCCCCGCGGCCACCGGCCGCACGGTCTACCGCATCGCCCAGGAGTGCCTGACCAACGCCCGCAAGCACGCGCCCGGCACCGAGGTCTCCGTCACGGTGGCGGGCGGCCCCGGTCAGGGGCTCACCATCGAGGTGGCGAACCCCGCCCCCACCGAACCCTTCGAGCGGGTCCCCGGCTCGGGCCAGGGGCTCATCGGCCTCACCGAACGCGCCACGCTCGCCGGCGGCGGGCTGGAGCACGGCCCGACGAAGGACGGCGGCTTCATGGTCCGGGCCCGGCTGCCGTGGCCCGCCGCGTGA
- the allB gene encoding allantoinase AllB, translating into MSGPDVNLILRSTRVVTPEGTRPAAVAVAGGTIDAVLPYDAGTPAGVRLEDFGDDVLLPGLVDTHVHVNDPGRTAWEGFYTATRAAAAGGITTLLDMPLNSLPPTTTVENLRVKQQVAAPKAHVDTGFWGGAIPSNVKDLRPLYEAGVFGFKCFLSPSGVEEFPELDQEQLARSMAEIAGFGGLLIVHAEDPHHLAEAPQRPGPAYADFLASRPRDAENTAIEGLIAHARRLNARVHVLHLSSSDALPLIAAAKREGVRVTVESCPHFLTLTAEEVPDGATEFKCCPPIREAANQDVLWAGLADGTIDCIVSDHSPCTTDLKTPDFASAWGGISSLQLGLPAIWTEARKRGHSLDDVARWMSAAPAALAGLTRKGAIEAGRDADFAVLAPDATFTVDPAELFHRNQVTAYAGKTLHGVVRSSWLRGARIASDGVLAEPAGRLLERAAP; encoded by the coding sequence GTGTCCGGTCCGGACGTGAACCTGATACTGCGCTCGACGCGCGTCGTCACCCCCGAGGGGACCCGCCCGGCGGCGGTCGCCGTCGCGGGCGGGACGATCGACGCGGTCCTGCCGTACGACGCCGGGACGCCCGCGGGCGTCCGCCTGGAGGACTTCGGCGACGATGTCCTGCTGCCCGGTCTCGTCGATACCCACGTCCATGTGAACGACCCCGGCCGCACCGCGTGGGAAGGCTTCTACACCGCCACCCGCGCGGCCGCCGCGGGCGGGATCACCACGCTCCTGGACATGCCCCTCAACTCCCTCCCGCCGACCACCACCGTCGAGAACCTGCGGGTCAAGCAGCAGGTCGCGGCCCCCAAGGCGCACGTCGACACCGGCTTCTGGGGCGGGGCGATCCCTTCCAACGTCAAGGACCTGCGCCCCCTGTACGAGGCCGGGGTCTTCGGCTTCAAGTGCTTCCTGTCGCCCTCCGGCGTCGAGGAGTTCCCGGAGCTGGACCAGGAACAGCTGGCCCGCTCCATGGCGGAGATCGCCGGATTCGGCGGGCTGCTCATCGTGCACGCCGAGGACCCGCACCACCTGGCCGAGGCCCCCCAGCGTCCCGGACCCGCCTATGCGGACTTCCTCGCCTCCCGGCCGCGCGACGCCGAGAACACCGCGATCGAAGGGCTCATCGCCCACGCCAGGCGGCTGAACGCCCGCGTCCACGTCCTGCACCTCTCCTCCAGCGACGCCCTGCCCCTGATCGCCGCCGCCAAGCGCGAGGGCGTCCGCGTGACCGTCGAGTCCTGCCCGCACTTCCTCACCCTCACCGCCGAGGAAGTGCCGGACGGGGCGACGGAGTTCAAGTGCTGCCCGCCCATCCGCGAGGCCGCCAACCAGGACGTGCTGTGGGCCGGGCTCGCCGACGGCACCATCGACTGCATCGTCAGCGACCACTCCCCGTGCACCACGGACCTGAAGACCCCGGACTTCGCCTCCGCCTGGGGCGGCATCTCCTCCCTCCAGCTTGGTCTGCCCGCCATCTGGACCGAGGCCCGCAAACGCGGCCACTCCCTCGACGACGTCGCCCGCTGGATGTCCGCCGCCCCCGCCGCGCTGGCCGGGCTGACCCGCAAGGGCGCCATCGAGGCCGGGCGCGACGCCGACTTCGCGGTCCTCGCCCCCGACGCGACCTTCACCGTCGACCCCGCCGAGCTCTTCCACCGCAACCAGGTCACCGCCTACGCCGGGAAGACCCTGCACGGCGTGGTCCGCTCCAGCTGGCTGCGCGGTGCCCGCATCGCCTCCGACGGCGTTCTCGCCGAGCCCGCCGGCCGCCTCCTGGAACGCGCCGCCCCCTGA